A region from the Saccharicrinis carchari genome encodes:
- a CDS encoding MGH1-like glycoside hydrolase domain-containing protein, which translates to MKLQSEKERLNACSEGISEWKKWGPYLSERQWGTVREDDGRMDSPWLSFTHDQARSRVYRYGEDGIAGISDDKQQLCFALSLWNKKDKILKERLFGLSSPKGNHGEDVKEYYFYLDSSPTHSYMKYLYKYPLNEFPYDDLVDTNAARTVKDFEYELLDTGVFENSHYLDVYIEYAKKSCNNILIKITAFNRSTEDANVVLLPTLWFRNTWWNYKSTEPIIKLLDDNAIIATSDGIGSYVLSSELSPLWLFTNNETNNERIYNSPNKTPYVKDGLNDFIVNNNNEAVNPENRGTKAGAMYDVNIPAGESIEIKMVLKSGKNPKHVFDKFDQIVETRINETEAFYQNIYPSDSSIDEKRVLRQALAGMLWNKQYYEFDVSEWLDEYQGGPRRILRNNDWEHLKNNDIISMPDKWEYPWYAVWDLAFHTLPLTMVDPDFAKNQLTLFLQDNYQHPNGQIPAYEWSFNDVNPPVHAFGVITLYKNMKQAKGLIDKEFLKTCFDGLDRNFKWWVNHKDPRFKSAFQGGFLGLDNIGVFDRSHTLPTGGHIEQSDGNAWMALYAQNMLEICLELVHLGYEEYEDKSVQYYNHFLEIASAMDKIGDSEDEMWDEEDQFFYDVLRFPDGSAQRLKVRSLVGLLPMCAVTVLEPERQEMIPTLAAHHKYMVTRTKRLSKNIADPQRKGKNGRRLLGVVNESKLRSILKVMLDEEEFLSDYGIRSLSKYHEKNPYVFTWNKEEFTVKYVPGESDNTMFGGNSNWRGPIWFPANSIIIRALYQQYAFYGDDLKVECPTGSGNMMNLIEVAQEIIKRLENIFLEDEDGYRPVYGWYKEFQKDEHWENNLLFYEYFHGDNGAGIGASHQTGWTGMIAYLMVMFRTTDFDKLLEKPHWDHEVTIKPESEENT; encoded by the coding sequence ATGAAATTACAAAGTGAAAAAGAACGTCTGAACGCATGTTCAGAGGGAATATCGGAATGGAAAAAATGGGGCCCTTATTTGAGCGAACGCCAATGGGGCACCGTGCGCGAAGATGATGGGAGAATGGATAGTCCCTGGTTGTCTTTTACTCACGACCAGGCTCGTTCGCGGGTATACAGATATGGCGAAGATGGCATTGCCGGTATCAGCGACGATAAACAACAGCTATGCTTTGCCTTGTCGCTATGGAATAAAAAGGATAAAATACTGAAGGAGCGTCTTTTTGGCCTTTCAAGCCCAAAGGGGAATCATGGGGAGGATGTAAAAGAATACTATTTTTATTTGGATTCATCGCCGACGCACTCTTACATGAAATATTTGTACAAATATCCTTTAAACGAATTCCCATACGATGATTTGGTTGATACCAATGCAGCCAGAACCGTTAAGGATTTTGAATATGAACTTTTAGATACCGGCGTATTTGAAAATAGCCACTATTTGGATGTATATATAGAGTATGCCAAAAAATCGTGTAATAATATATTAATAAAAATTACGGCATTTAATCGGAGTACCGAGGACGCCAACGTGGTTTTACTGCCTACCCTATGGTTCCGTAATACCTGGTGGAATTATAAAAGCACCGAGCCAATCATTAAATTATTGGACGATAACGCAATAATTGCAACCAGCGATGGTATAGGTAGCTATGTGCTTAGCTCGGAACTATCGCCCCTGTGGCTTTTTACCAATAACGAAACCAATAACGAGCGTATTTACAACAGCCCAAACAAAACACCTTATGTAAAAGATGGCCTTAACGATTTTATTGTCAATAATAACAACGAAGCCGTAAACCCTGAAAACAGAGGCACCAAGGCTGGAGCCATGTACGATGTAAATATCCCGGCCGGCGAGAGCATCGAAATTAAAATGGTGCTCAAATCGGGTAAAAATCCAAAACATGTGTTCGATAAATTCGATCAAATAGTGGAGACCCGAATAAATGAAACCGAAGCATTTTATCAGAACATCTATCCGTCCGACAGCTCCATAGACGAAAAAAGGGTTCTGCGACAAGCGCTGGCAGGCATGCTCTGGAACAAACAGTATTACGAGTTTGATGTTTCGGAATGGCTCGACGAATACCAGGGCGGCCCGCGTCGAATACTTCGCAACAACGATTGGGAGCACCTTAAAAATAATGATATCATTAGTATGCCCGATAAATGGGAATATCCGTGGTATGCCGTTTGGGATCTGGCTTTTCATACCCTGCCACTTACCATGGTAGATCCCGACTTTGCTAAAAACCAGCTTACCCTGTTTTTACAAGATAACTATCAGCATCCTAATGGTCAGATCCCCGCTTACGAGTGGAGTTTTAACGATGTAAACCCTCCGGTACATGCTTTTGGCGTAATTACCTTGTACAAAAATATGAAACAAGCCAAAGGGCTTATCGATAAGGAATTTTTGAAAACCTGTTTTGATGGACTCGACCGTAATTTTAAATGGTGGGTAAACCACAAAGATCCTCGTTTTAAAAGTGCTTTTCAGGGTGGTTTTTTGGGTCTCGACAACATTGGTGTTTTCGACCGCAGCCATACCTTGCCAACAGGCGGACACATAGAGCAGTCCGACGGTAATGCATGGATGGCCCTTTATGCTCAAAATATGCTGGAGATATGCCTTGAGTTGGTGCATCTGGGCTATGAAGAGTATGAAGACAAATCGGTTCAATACTACAATCATTTTCTGGAGATTGCCTCTGCCATGGACAAAATTGGCGATAGCGAAGACGAAATGTGGGATGAGGAAGACCAGTTTTTTTACGATGTGCTGCGATTCCCTGATGGAAGTGCCCAGCGGCTCAAGGTGCGCTCGCTGGTAGGCTTATTACCTATGTGTGCCGTTACGGTGCTGGAGCCCGAACGCCAGGAGATGATACCTACCTTAGCGGCTCATCACAAATACATGGTAACACGTACTAAAAGACTATCCAAAAATATTGCCGATCCGCAGCGCAAGGGAAAAAATGGGCGCAGACTTTTAGGGGTGGTCAATGAGAGCAAGCTAAGAAGCATACTTAAAGTAATGCTCGACGAAGAGGAATTTCTAAGTGATTACGGCATCCGCTCGCTCTCAAAATACCACGAAAAAAACCCCTATGTTTTTACCTGGAATAAGGAAGAGTTCACGGTTAAATATGTACCTGGCGAGTCTGACAATACCATGTTTGGTGGCAACTCTAACTGGCGCGGCCCCATCTGGTTCCCGGCCAACAGCATTATTATTAGAGCACTTTATCAACAATATGCCTTTTATGGCGACGATTTAAAGGTAGAATGCCCAACAGGCTCTGGCAATATGATGAACTTAATTGAAGTGGCACAGGAAATAATAAAGCGTCTGGAGAATATATTTTTAGAAGACGAAGACGGTTATCGCCCTGTTTATGGATGGTACAAGGAGTTTCAGAAAGATGAGCATTGGGAAAACAACTTGTTGTTTTACGAGTATTTCCATGGCGACAATGGTGCCGGCATAGGTGCAAGCCACCAAACCGGATGGACCGGAATGATTGCCTATTTAATGGTAATGTTTAGGACTACCGATTTTGATAAATTATTGGAAAAACCCCATTGGGATCATGAAGTAACCATTAAACCGGAAAGTGAAGAAAACACCTGA
- a CDS encoding Mrp/NBP35 family ATP-binding protein, whose amino-acid sequence MSYYPQLVLDALKHVRHPGKGKDIVSLEMVADDIKIDGKKISFSLLFDRPNDPMIPALKKACVQAIETYVGEDAEIRGNIYVKIKPRPKAEPQKLLPEVKNIVAVASGKGGVGKSTVTSNLAVALAKAGYSVGLLDADIFGPSVPKMFKTEEDRPLLDKIDGRDRIIPVEKYGVKMLSIGYFVNPKDATIWRGAMATNAIKQLITEGNWGALDYLLIDLPPGTSDIHLTMVQTLAISGAIIVTTPQDVALADAIKGVSMFKSKNINVPILGLVENMAWFTPAELPDNKYYIFGKDGGKNLAEELEVPLLGQIPIVQSIREGGDHGEPAALNQDSVTGNAFADMATRVVAAIEERNSHLPPTQIVEIKT is encoded by the coding sequence ATGAGTTATTATCCCCAACTTGTATTAGATGCCTTAAAGCACGTGCGCCATCCCGGAAAGGGAAAGGATATTGTTTCGCTCGAAATGGTGGCCGACGACATTAAAATCGACGGAAAAAAAATTAGTTTCAGCCTTTTGTTCGATAGGCCCAACGATCCCATGATTCCGGCTTTGAAAAAAGCATGCGTTCAGGCTATCGAAACCTACGTAGGCGAAGATGCTGAAATTAGAGGTAATATATATGTAAAAATAAAGCCCCGCCCCAAAGCCGAGCCCCAAAAGCTACTTCCCGAAGTAAAAAATATTGTGGCCGTAGCCTCAGGTAAAGGAGGCGTGGGAAAATCTACCGTCACCTCAAACCTGGCCGTGGCATTGGCTAAGGCAGGGTATTCGGTGGGTTTGTTGGATGCAGATATTTTTGGCCCCTCGGTGCCTAAAATGTTTAAAACAGAAGAGGATCGTCCCCTGTTAGATAAAATAGATGGACGGGATCGTATCATTCCCGTTGAAAAATACGGAGTAAAAATGTTGTCCATAGGCTATTTTGTAAACCCTAAAGATGCTACTATTTGGCGCGGCGCCATGGCCACTAATGCCATTAAGCAATTGATTACTGAAGGTAACTGGGGTGCTTTGGACTACTTGTTAATTGATCTGCCGCCGGGTACGAGCGATATACACCTCACCATGGTTCAAACTCTGGCCATAAGCGGAGCCATTATCGTTACCACACCGCAGGATGTGGCTTTGGCCGATGCAATAAAAGGGGTGAGTATGTTTAAAAGTAAAAACATCAATGTGCCTATTTTGGGCTTGGTGGAAAATATGGCTTGGTTTACTCCTGCCGAACTACCGGACAACAAATACTATATTTTTGGTAAGGATGGTGGTAAAAATTTGGCCGAAGAGCTGGAGGTACCATTGTTGGGACAAATACCTATTGTGCAAAGCATCAGGGAAGGAGGCGACCACGGTGAGCCAGCTGCTCTGAATCAGGATAGTGTTACGGGCAATGCTTTTGCGGATATGGCCACCAGGGTAGTAGCGGCCATAGAGGAGAGGAACAGCCATCTCCCGCCCACCCAAATTGTTGAAATAAAAACTTGA
- the trpS gene encoding tryptophan--tRNA ligase, with the protein MQTVVSGIRPTGNLHLGNYFGAVKNFLRMQNEYNCYFFIADYHSLTTHPTPENLHNNVKQVLAEYLACGLDPEQATLYIQSDVPAVAEMTLLLSMNAYLGELERTTSFKDKARQQPDNVNAGLLNYPVLMACDILIHDADKVPVGKDQEQNLEMTRKFANRFNHMYKQEYFKIPQPFNYGDALIKIPGLDGSGKMGKSEGNGIYLADEPKALRKKVMSAVTDSGPSEPNSPVSEPVQNLFTLMEVVSSPDTLQYFKDKYASCEIRYGDLKKQLAEDIILFNTPIREKIEDIKANANYLNKVVNMGREKAQASAEKTIRDIREIIGIKRF; encoded by the coding sequence ATGCAAACGGTAGTGAGCGGTATCCGGCCCACCGGAAACTTACATTTGGGAAATTATTTTGGAGCGGTAAAAAACTTTTTGCGTATGCAGAATGAATACAATTGCTATTTTTTTATTGCCGATTACCATTCATTGACCACCCATCCAACACCCGAAAACCTGCACAATAATGTTAAACAAGTGTTGGCCGAATACTTAGCCTGCGGACTGGATCCCGAACAGGCAACACTCTACATACAAAGCGATGTGCCTGCCGTTGCCGAGATGACTCTATTGTTGAGCATGAATGCATACCTGGGCGAGTTGGAACGCACCACTTCGTTCAAGGACAAAGCCCGACAACAGCCCGACAACGTAAATGCAGGACTACTCAACTACCCGGTACTGATGGCATGTGATATATTAATTCATGATGCCGATAAAGTGCCTGTAGGTAAAGATCAGGAGCAAAATCTGGAGATGACACGTAAGTTTGCCAACCGCTTTAACCACATGTATAAGCAGGAATATTTTAAAATACCTCAGCCGTTTAATTACGGTGATGCGTTAATAAAAATACCCGGCCTGGATGGTTCAGGTAAGATGGGGAAATCGGAAGGAAACGGTATTTATTTAGCAGATGAGCCAAAGGCTTTACGTAAAAAAGTAATGAGCGCTGTTACCGATAGCGGTCCAAGCGAACCCAACTCCCCCGTATCGGAGCCGGTGCAAAACTTATTTACCCTGATGGAAGTGGTCTCTTCACCCGATACGCTCCAGTATTTTAAGGACAAATATGCCAGTTGCGAAATTCGATATGGCGACTTAAAAAAACAATTGGCCGAAGACATCATCTTGTTTAATACACCGATAAGAGAAAAAATTGAGGATATAAAGGCCAATGCCAATTACTTGAATAAAGTAGTTAACATGGGGCGTGAGAAAGCCCAGGCAAGTGCCGAAAAAACCATTCGTGATATAAGAGAAATCATTGGCATAAAGCGGTTTTAA
- a CDS encoding CPBP family intramembrane glutamic endopeptidase, giving the protein MLAQKVYPGIGQSWGIMGVAIVSMLVFSPLQLVLQDIIGKEPALLLYYLLSMGAAFAFAHFMRKKEMGTSAYSIPGSTPKVIILVSVGALGLQLGALSPLTSLIPMPDIFKQMFLEIGSMTGVFGFMTLVIAAPIFEELIFRGVILDGLLKRYSPAKSIFISSLLFGIVHLNPWQFITAMGVGSFMGWVYYKTHNLSLCILIHFVNNLFAFITMQFVNLEEELEKSFVESYGGTLNAVLIIMGGTTVFIFCMYLLQRYFSKTVVTEMRE; this is encoded by the coding sequence ATGTTAGCACAAAAAGTTTATCCGGGTATTGGGCAGAGTTGGGGTATAATGGGAGTAGCCATTGTGTCCATGCTGGTTTTTTCGCCCTTGCAATTAGTTCTACAAGATATTATTGGAAAAGAACCTGCCTTGTTACTGTACTATCTGCTATCTATGGGTGCTGCCTTTGCCTTTGCCCATTTTATGCGTAAAAAAGAGATGGGCACCAGTGCCTACAGTATTCCAGGGAGTACGCCTAAAGTTATTATACTGGTATCCGTTGGAGCACTTGGTTTGCAACTGGGTGCCCTGTCGCCATTGACAAGCTTAATTCCCATGCCCGACATTTTTAAGCAGATGTTTCTGGAGATAGGAAGCATGACCGGTGTGTTTGGTTTTATGACCCTGGTAATTGCTGCCCCTATATTCGAGGAACTTATATTTAGGGGGGTAATACTCGATGGGCTGTTAAAACGATACTCCCCGGCAAAATCAATATTTATATCCAGTCTTTTATTTGGTATCGTACACTTAAATCCATGGCAATTTATTACAGCTATGGGGGTGGGTAGCTTTATGGGTTGGGTTTATTACAAAACCCATAACCTTTCTCTTTGCATCCTCATTCACTTTGTAAACAACCTGTTTGCGTTTATTACCATGCAATTTGTTAATTTGGAAGAAGAACTTGAAAAATCATTTGTGGAATCGTATGGAGGGACGTTGAATGCTGTATTGATCATAATGGGCGGAACAACAGTCTTTATATTTTGCATGTACTTGCTCCAAAGGTATTTTTCTAAAACAGTAGTGACAGAAATGAGGGAATAA
- a CDS encoding STAS domain-containing protein, giving the protein MIKIKTLRNIVLISFTKNDRCSSEDISNFKNELIYKLTTPFTNVLIDLEGVDMINKEIVDALVATQRLSEMNECQISLFNLHVQVYKALRLAKADHMFFFCDEPKPFSQDILMAS; this is encoded by the coding sequence ATGATTAAAATTAAAACACTCCGTAATATCGTTTTGATTTCCTTCACCAAAAACGATCGCTGTAGCAGCGAAGATATATCTAATTTTAAAAACGAACTCATTTACAAACTGACCACACCCTTCACAAATGTATTAATAGACCTGGAGGGGGTAGATATGATTAATAAGGAAATTGTGGATGCTCTTGTAGCAACGCAACGATTGTCGGAGATGAATGAATGCCAGATAAGTTTATTCAATCTTCACGTACAAGTATATAAAGCATTAAGGCTCGCAAAGGCAGACCACATGTTCTTCTTTTGTGATGAGCCCAAGCCATTTTCGCAAGATATTTTAATGGCTTCATGA
- a CDS encoding 1-acyl-sn-glycerol-3-phosphate acyltransferase, which produces MPTDQEYNEIRPYRDNEIHEVIKKLIKEESFIELLQFLFPHTPVNEYAQKLLSIRSVKEFQIGLIYPYIKDIIKNTTQGVSCEGLDKLDPAKSYLFISNHRDIVLDSAFLNILLHENGHDTSEIAIGDNLLIYPWITQLVKLNKSFVVRRNLPARQLLQSSMLMSKYMRHNITERKQSVWIAQREGRSKDGDDRTQTSLLKMINMSGNGNFVDSFKEMCIVPLSISYEYDPCDYLKAHESLLKKENPEYKKTPADDLKHMALGIKGRKGRVHFSAGSPINAQLDELKDLDRNEQLTKLAEIIDEQIHNNYKLWPGNFIAADNVNQNTKFAHKYTDADVNQFNKYINDHIARVDADKTLLTSILMKMYANPVKNFYKE; this is translated from the coding sequence ATGCCTACTGATCAAGAATATAATGAAATACGACCGTATCGAGATAATGAGATACATGAAGTAATTAAAAAGCTGATAAAAGAGGAATCATTTATCGAGTTGCTTCAATTTCTTTTTCCACATACCCCCGTCAACGAATATGCTCAAAAGTTGCTTTCTATCCGCTCGGTAAAAGAATTTCAGATTGGTTTAATTTATCCTTACATAAAGGATATAATTAAAAATACAACGCAGGGAGTCAGCTGCGAAGGGCTCGACAAGTTAGATCCTGCCAAGAGCTATCTTTTTATTTCCAACCATAGGGATATTGTATTGGACTCGGCCTTTTTAAATATTTTGCTGCACGAGAACGGTCACGACACCTCCGAAATTGCTATTGGCGATAACTTGTTAATATATCCTTGGATAACCCAGTTGGTAAAGCTAAATAAGTCGTTTGTAGTACGACGAAACCTGCCGGCGCGCCAATTGCTGCAAAGCTCCATGTTGATGTCGAAATATATGCGGCACAATATTACCGAGCGAAAACAAAGTGTTTGGATAGCACAGCGCGAAGGACGCTCCAAGGATGGCGACGACAGAACACAAACCAGCCTTTTAAAAATGATTAATATGAGCGGCAATGGCAATTTTGTGGATAGTTTTAAAGAGATGTGCATCGTACCGCTTTCTATTTCGTACGAGTACGATCCCTGTGATTACCTGAAAGCGCATGAGTCCTTATTGAAAAAGGAAAATCCTGAATATAAAAAAACACCTGCCGACGACCTTAAGCACATGGCATTAGGAATTAAAGGGCGCAAGGGCAGGGTTCATTTTAGCGCAGGGAGTCCGATCAACGCGCAATTAGATGAACTAAAGGACTTGGATAGAAACGAGCAATTGACCAAGCTGGCCGAAATAATAGATGAGCAAATTCACAATAATTATAAGCTCTGGCCGGGTAACTTTATTGCCGCCGATAATGTAAACCAGAACACCAAATTTGCCCATAAATACACCGATGCAGATGTAAATCAGTTTAATAAATACATAAATGATCACATTGCACGCGTGGATGCCGATAAAACACTTCTTACTTCGATATTAATGAAGATGTACGCCAACCCGGTAAAGAATTTTTACAAGGAGTAA
- a CDS encoding DEAD/DEAH box helicase: protein MNFSDLNLNTVLLNALNEMGLTQATPIQEQVFPVAMSGRDVVGIAQTGTGKTLSYALPLLRNLKFSTQKHPRILVLVPTRELVEQVANEFKKLTEYMNVRIVGIYGGTNINTQKQMVYEGLDVLVSTPGRLIDLTLTGVLRLKSIQKLVVDEVDEMLNLGFKPQLRRIVDMLPQKRQNLMFSATLTYDVEEVIKDYFYNPVKIEVAASGTPLDLIFQSAYRVPNFYTKINLLLYLLNIQKNMDKVLVFVKSRALADIVYKQLQNVVGDEVGVIHSNKSQNFRFRMVEEFAQGSLRLLIATDLISRGLDILNVSHVINFDMPTEAEAYMHRIGRTGRAEAEGNALSFVEESDMEMWHDILNMMGTKIALDPLPPEVEVSDLQLESETTEMPGKTLIKAPKIDATKGSAFHEKKEKNKKVNLGGSYHRTVAAKYKKPKTKGQKRK from the coding sequence TTGAATTTTTCCGATTTAAACTTAAATACCGTCCTTCTTAATGCCTTGAACGAAATGGGGCTCACACAAGCCACTCCCATTCAGGAACAAGTTTTTCCCGTTGCCATGTCGGGTCGCGATGTGGTGGGCATTGCACAAACGGGTACCGGAAAAACCTTATCGTATGCATTGCCTTTATTGCGGAATTTAAAGTTCAGCACACAAAAACATCCCCGTATTTTGGTATTGGTACCTACCCGTGAATTGGTGGAACAGGTGGCCAACGAGTTTAAAAAGCTGACGGAATATATGAACGTGCGCATTGTGGGCATATATGGCGGAACCAACATTAACACCCAAAAACAAATGGTGTATGAAGGTTTAGATGTACTGGTGTCTACCCCGGGCAGACTGATAGACTTAACTTTAACAGGAGTATTACGACTCAAATCCATTCAGAAACTGGTAGTGGACGAGGTGGATGAGATGCTAAACCTGGGCTTTAAGCCACAGCTCCGGCGTATTGTGGATATGCTGCCCCAAAAAAGGCAAAACCTGATGTTTTCGGCTACTTTAACCTATGATGTAGAAGAGGTAATCAAAGATTATTTTTATAATCCGGTTAAAATTGAAGTGGCCGCTTCGGGTACACCCCTTGATCTTATCTTTCAATCGGCCTACCGGGTGCCTAATTTTTATACCAAAATAAACCTGTTACTTTATCTCTTAAATATCCAAAAAAACATGGATAAAGTACTGGTGTTTGTTAAAAGCAGGGCGTTGGCCGATATAGTTTATAAGCAGCTACAGAATGTTGTGGGTGATGAGGTAGGCGTAATACACTCCAACAAATCGCAGAACTTTAGGTTTAGAATGGTGGAGGAATTTGCACAAGGCAGCCTGCGCTTACTAATAGCCACAGATCTTATTTCGCGTGGATTAGACATTCTGAATGTTAGCCATGTAATTAACTTTGATATGCCCACCGAAGCCGAAGCCTATATGCACCGCATAGGACGCACCGGTAGAGCCGAAGCCGAGGGGAATGCCTTATCCTTTGTAGAAGAAAGTGACATGGAAATGTGGCACGATATTTTAAACATGATGGGAACAAAGATCGCCCTGGATCCTTTACCTCCGGAAGTAGAAGTATCGGATTTGCAACTGGAGAGTGAAACGACTGAGATGCCGGGCAAAACATTAATTAAAGCCCCTAAGATAGATGCTACAAAGGGTTCGGCCTTTCATGAGAAGAAAGAAAAAAATAAAAAGGTAAACCTGGGTGGTTCATACCACAGAACAGTAGCTGCAAAATACAAGAAACCAAAAACAAAAGGGCAGAAAAGAAAATAA
- the aspS gene encoding aspartate--tRNA ligase: MYRSHTCGELRLADTDKNVKLSGWVQKIRNLGGMTFIDLRDRYGITQLVLDVESRKDLSAQARQLGREYVIQVRGNVAERSNKNAKMPTGDVEILVDEIVLLNPSELPPFTIEDETDGGDELRMKYRYLDLRRNPVRRNLELRHKLGFEVRNYLNQQNFIETETPVLIKSTPEGARDFIVPSRMNVGEFYALPQSPQVFKQLLMVAGFDRYFQIVKCFRDEDLRADRQPEFTQIDCEMAFVEQQDVLSTFEGMTKHLFKVIKNVEFDFDFPQMPFDEALKYYGSDKPDIRFDMKFVEMKEMLGDTGFVVFDNAEYVAGICADGCAGYTRKQLDKLTDFVRRPQIGAQGLVYVKYNSDGTFKSSVDKFFDTATLAQWAEKFKAKPGDLLLILAGPQAKTQSALCQLRLEMGERLGYRDKNKFAPLWVVDFPLLEWDEETGRYHAMHHPFTSPKKEDVALLKTDPAKVRANAYDLVINGVEIGGGSIRIHNDELQNKMFKLLGFTEQEAESQFGFLMNAFKYGAPPHGGVALGFDRLTSLFAGIDSIRDVIAFPKNNAGRDVMIDSPSPVAEEQLDELYLKLKNNNK; encoded by the coding sequence ATGTACAGATCACATACTTGTGGTGAGCTACGGCTTGCAGATACAGACAAAAATGTAAAATTGAGCGGATGGGTGCAAAAAATCCGCAATTTGGGGGGGATGACTTTTATCGACCTGCGCGATCGTTATGGGATTACCCAATTGGTTCTCGACGTGGAATCGAGGAAGGATTTGAGTGCACAAGCACGCCAGCTGGGTCGCGAATATGTGATTCAGGTAAGGGGTAATGTGGCCGAAAGGAGCAACAAAAATGCAAAGATGCCTACCGGCGACGTGGAAATACTGGTAGATGAAATTGTGTTGCTGAACCCCTCGGAGCTGCCCCCCTTTACCATTGAGGACGAAACCGACGGTGGCGACGAGCTGAGAATGAAATACCGTTACCTGGACTTGCGTCGCAACCCGGTACGCCGTAACCTGGAGCTACGCCACAAGCTGGGTTTTGAAGTGCGTAACTACCTGAATCAGCAAAATTTTATTGAAACTGAAACACCGGTACTGATAAAGTCGACACCAGAGGGCGCACGTGATTTTATAGTGCCCTCACGTATGAATGTGGGCGAGTTTTATGCGCTTCCTCAATCGCCACAGGTGTTTAAACAATTACTGATGGTAGCCGGTTTCGACAGGTATTTTCAAATTGTAAAATGTTTTCGCGACGAGGATTTGCGCGCCGATCGTCAGCCTGAGTTTACACAGATAGACTGCGAGATGGCTTTTGTAGAGCAGCAGGATGTCCTCTCCACTTTTGAGGGTATGACCAAGCACTTGTTTAAGGTGATTAAAAACGTTGAATTTGATTTCGACTTTCCGCAGATGCCCTTTGATGAGGCATTAAAATATTATGGTTCGGACAAGCCGGACATCCGTTTCGATATGAAGTTTGTTGAGATGAAAGAGATGTTGGGCGATACAGGATTTGTGGTGTTTGACAATGCCGAATATGTAGCCGGAATATGTGCCGATGGTTGTGCAGGATATACGCGCAAGCAACTGGATAAATTAACTGACTTTGTTCGGCGTCCGCAGATTGGTGCACAAGGTTTGGTGTACGTGAAATACAATTCCGACGGTACATTTAAATCTTCGGTTGATAAATTTTTTGATACGGCAACATTGGCGCAATGGGCCGAGAAATTTAAAGCTAAGCCGGGCGACCTGTTGTTGATATTGGCAGGCCCCCAGGCCAAAACGCAGAGTGCACTTTGCCAACTTCGCCTGGAAATGGGCGAGCGGCTGGGGTATAGAGATAAAAACAAGTTTGCACCCTTATGGGTAGTTGATTTTCCGTTATTGGAATGGGATGAGGAAACGGGACGTTACCACGCCATGCATCATCCTTTTACCTCACCCAAAAAAGAAGATGTGGCTTTGCTAAAAACCGACCCTGCCAAAGTAAGGGCCAACGCCTATGACCTGGTGATAAACGGTGTAGAAATAGGCGGTGGCTCCATCAGGATACACAACGACGAGTTACAAAATAAAATGTTTAAGTTGTTGGGCTTTACCGAACAGGAAGCAGAAAGCCAGTTTGGCTTTTTAATGAATGCTTTTAAGTATGGTGCTCCTCCGCATGGTGGGGTGGCATTAGGTTTTGACAGACTTACTTCACTGTTTGCCGGTATCGACTCCATACGCGATGTAATCGCATTTCCGAAAAACAATGCCGGCCGCGATGTAATGATTGATTCGCCATCGCCCGTAGCCGAAGAGCAACTGGACGAACTTTATTTAAAGTTAAAAAACAATAATAAATAA
- a CDS encoding nucleoside deaminase, with amino-acid sequence MTKINFSDQYFMQQALKEAQMAAQKNEIPVGAVIVCNKQIIARAHNLTETLNDVTAHAEMLAITAAAEALGGKYLNHCTLYVTLEPCAMCAGALAWSQINRVVFGANDPHRGFSKHTPPIAHPKTKITSGILQEECAQIVKSFFKDKR; translated from the coding sequence ATGACCAAAATCAATTTCTCCGACCAGTACTTCATGCAACAAGCTTTAAAAGAAGCACAAATGGCTGCCCAAAAAAATGAAATCCCCGTTGGAGCCGTAATCGTTTGCAACAAACAAATAATTGCGCGAGCACATAATCTCACCGAAACGTTAAACGATGTTACGGCGCATGCCGAAATGCTGGCTATAACGGCGGCGGCCGAAGCACTTGGAGGTAAATATCTGAACCATTGCACCCTCTATGTAACCCTGGAGCCCTGTGCCATGTGTGCGGGCGCCCTGGCTTGGTCGCAGATAAATCGTGTAGTTTTTGGCGCCAATGATCCGCATCGTGGCTTTTCAAAACACACACCGCCCATTGCTCACCCCAAAACCAAAATTACCTCGGGTATTTTACAAGAAGAATGTGCCCAAATAGTAAAAAGCTTTTTTAAAGATAAACGATAA